The nucleotide sequence AAGCCAGAGGGTGCGTGGGTCCTCCTCAGCGAGATACTCaatctgcagtgcatcatgaatgtgtcttcGGATGACGATCATTGCAGTAACCTTCTAAGGTTCATCAACAGGTTTCTCAGCGATAGGTGCCTcaatggtggctctaataccctttgcagtgagatggagcttcacgtcttgaacccacttcagatagtttcttccagagacttctaGAGTGGAGAAAtcaagcttgttcaagttcaacatgtccctaaaacggaGGGAGAAAAtgtgattagtcatatggtaagccatagacatatattgtagaacatacaggttctatagacatgtagtggtttaatttatgcatgaaaactacgggcttcatgtggtatgttttgaatgaaaaattcaggtttcaaaggcactaaatttgaaactacaggttcaatttagttttatgaacaattagttcataatgaaaggttcctgcaagaaacaccgaatgcaatatactaatttgaatatagtggatttgagtttcttcgggaactcaagtgtgagagcttcgttactatgaaagtatgtgacggttcaaagtataaaaataaattattgaatcgttaatgtccaaaactgatcttcaggtcaataattttggattcattatcagattcaTGGACTGcatttcacttttaattaatttaataaatcgGGCCATACGAGGTCGATTGTcgaagctaaataatattaaaataatattattggataaAAAAAGATAGTCCCAAAATAATTTGGGCTTGGTGCCGTGGGTAAAGGCACGGGTGTGGGTGCCTTAAGCATAAGGCgaggcccaaaaaaaaaacattggggTGGTCTATAGGCCATGGTGAAGGGAGAAAACCCCAGCCGCAAGCTGGGTTTCAAAATTGGACCGTGAGGACGGCATGGAAACAAGCCCAGCACACGCTGGCTTATAGGCGAACACGCGGGAAGGCCCAGCGAAGGCTAGGACCTGGGTGGTAGGCACGGGAAGCTAAGCCCAGCGCATGGGCTGGCTGCTAATGATGCAGGCCGTGACACAAGGGGCCCAATAAGCTAGGCTTGCAGACTGTGGACCAGAAACTAGGCTGCAGGCCCGTGGTTGTGGAGCAGTAAGCCCTACAGGGGATGCGCAGGTAGTCCAAGGGCATCAAGGTGATGCCATCCCACGGTGAGACCAAAAACATACCCAATTTTCGAACCTAGGGTTTCAGAAAAACCCAattttgcttctaatttaattttataatttgactcacaaattccacataacaatgtaattgtgcgatgcatgaaacaaatatatatatatatatatatatatatattgacaaatatatgaacatatacaatatatatatcgaaaggaaaatataaacatagaggggttcatgcatcatggagaatgttttcatgcttcatggacgtttcaaatatcttcttttattttaagcgtacctgattagtagaaaacgaataagcctttgaatATGGTGGATGATAGCCTCCTCCAACGATGCGTTAATTCCTCagcttctggcaagagcgtgctgataacttGTTGTAGGCATATctgattgaacgatctagggtttagagagagagggggggtcGGCCActattagagagaagagagattgatttaattgtgaggtatgTTTGATttaccccattgtgcctttatttatagtagtaggaagggtaaaacatttccctttagaattacaaaatttaattggtaatctaatcctaataggaatataagatacattcccagattccctaggatttacataatcacattcctattctaaatatgactgcaacaagtGGAGCATTATAGGGAATTTAAAAGGAAATAAAGGCTTAGGGTGCAAATattataagaaaattaaatgaaaataaaggcTGAGTGGAGTAGTTATaggaaatttgaaaagaaataaaactttGCTAATCAAAATGCAGGGGCGGAATCTGAATGGgcaacaatttaaaaaaaaattaagaaatagagATTCCCCAATATCATGCTAAGAATAGCTAGGATTTCTAGAAGAAGATGTCATTCGTTTGatgagaaataaaaaggaatatAAAAAAATTCGAGTGGCTGAAGCTGAAGCAGCTATTTTCGAAGTAACAGAAAGAAAAGCAACAACTTAAGTGGGAGAGACAGAGTCAAAAATAGGATTCCTCACTTCTTTCTCTTATTCAAAACCATGCATGAGACTTTCTTCTCGCTCGGCTCCCAAGtgataaaagaaagaagaactCAAGAAAGAAGAActcatcttctttctttttttattaccTTCCTCGCGTATGTATAAGACCGAATTCATTCAATTTCTAAAAAGGATTACTAATCCTTAACTTTTTGAGGAATCCTTCATCAGTGGTTGTGAATGACTCTCAATCTTTTCGACCTTGGTTCCGTAGGAGCAAGTCAGAAAGATTGAGAAATAGAACCATCTGATTTGATTCATGCTCAATAGCCATGAGATGATCATCTTTGGGTGATCCTTTTGTCGATGAATGCTCCTATTACACTTGTTTCTGAAGGATGAGAACCAATTATGTAACATCTACATCGAGAATTCAAGTACTGCATTACAATGGGATAACATAATCAATTAAAAGAGATCCTCTAATTTTAATTACGAATTCGTTAGGCCCTTTCAGAACAACCTCTCAAATTGataatttttattcattttaccatttaataaCTCATAATCAGATTTCGTTAACTAAATATTTGCAACTCACCAATTTAAAAAAGACTTCTCAAGTATTTCAATATTATTTAATggatgaaaacaaaagaattctAATTTCAATATGAACACACTTTTGAATGCATTCAGTTTGAATTGGCATTTTCTCCATCATAATTATTGTGATGCAACATCCACAATAGTTAGCCTCGAACAATTAGAGTTAAACTTTGTCACGTAAAATTTGGAGAGAGAAACTCTCCTTCTTCGTTGAAACTAGAAGAGTCTCCTGCATTAGAAACAGACATGGATTTTGAAGGTAAAAAATGGCCCAAGTCAATCGCCTAGGCACCGCCTTCGTAGCCCTAGTGCGCCCCTACGCCGACCTACGCCCACCTCCACAAAACAGAAGCAAAAACCCAACTGCCCAACCTCCAAGGCCACCTAGGCACGTCTTGAGACAAGTTTTTTAAAACACTGCTAAATAGTAAagttgttattaatttttagcTAAATTACCTTTAAATTCTTTTTCCTTTAGTCTATggttaaaaacaaacaaattaaaatttcatttccATAATCCACGTAAAGAGAAAAGCAAATCCATTACACTTCTTTGTGCCAATACCAAGTAGtcctacaaaataaaagaaaaatagggaGTTTACTCCTTAATGACACAATTGGAAGTCAAGAGCCGATGATGCGATGCCGTCCCCCTATGCCTTGCTGTCTACGCTCATGGGTTCCGCGTCTTTATCCGTTGCTTTCTGCAAAAGCCAAAAAATTGAACCCCCAATCAAAACCAGACGATAAAAATCAAGAACGCATGAGAAAACACCAGTCTATGACCAGAAGGACGCTTACATTGTTATCGGGAGAGTCCGACTTGGTCAATTTGGCAAACATGTTGCCATAGAACTTGGCCTCCTTTTTATTGTATTCTTTCATCTTCTCCTTCAGTGTCTTGTGCTCCAGCTTCACATCCCtgttttaacaaagaaacaagtgtTAACATTTTCACTTCTCCGCGAAACTGTGCGAGCGGAAACAAGGATCCAGATAAGAAGCACAGACCTGTTGTTAGGGTCTATTTCAAGAGCTTTCTTGATGTCAAGCTCAGCTAAATCCAAATCTGCCAGCTGAATATATGCCTGAGCCCTTCTGTACAGAGCCTTCACATTTCTGCCCTCGAGTTCCAACACCTGTGTACAATTAGATGTTCGGTTATATAAAAGTAGACAATTAAAAGGGACCTATCAAGCATTTCTTAGTTCTAAATTGCAGACCTTGGAACACAATTTTTCAGCCTGTTTATAATCTTTCAGCTTCAGCTTGCAAGCTGCATCGTTAAGATTGCAGGCAACCTTCAACGCCTTGGCTTGTTTTTTCGCTTCTTCACTGAAGCTAGAGTCATAGTCGATGTACTTCACAGCCTGCATTGAAGAAGCTACGCTTCAATAAGCATAAAAGCAAAGGCCAAACCATCGGGTTTCACAAGTCCATATGTTTGTCATCCTACCTTCTCATATCTCTTGGAAGCTCTTGCATATTTACCCGCCTTAAACAAAGCattcccttcttccttcttcttacCAGCAGCTTCAATTTTTTCCTCAGTATTCATGTCCCACGATTCCTTATCCTGAGGGTCGAAACGAAttaaaaaattgtttgaaaacaaaacatacaaTCCCACTAATTTCATACCAACGGGATACATGATGCAATGTAAACTGAGCGGCATTATTGACGCACCTTCTCAAAAGATGCAAGCTCAACCTCATAGTTGACAGTTGAGTTAGGAGGTACCACAGCCAACTCCTGCTGGGACTCCGAAGAGCCAAATGCATACTCTGGTGCAATAGTCAGGAGTGCTACCTCACCCTTCTTCATTGTCAATACAGCTCTATCAAGCCCGTCAATCACTTGCTCTGTCCAATACAAGCAATGGCTCAGCACCATTGAAGgccaaaaacacaaagaaacGTTAACAAAAGCGCTAGTATTATTACCTTCATCTGTTTTAAACTCGAACAGGTCTTCTCCTTCGGCATGACCTTTCTTCAAAAATTCCTTCCCATCTTGCAGCTTCCCAATCAATTTCACTgccagtcacaaaatcaaataataattaataacatACAAATGTGCTAAAGATTTCACAGTACTCATCCCATATTAATGAAGAAACACTTACATTTAACAACAGCCCCTTCATTTGGACGCTCATATCCCTCCCCTTCTTTCAGGATCTTCTTAATAACCTTCTTGTCATCTGTCACTTCAGATACAGTTCTCCATGATACCAACTCTAAAGTGATATGCAGAGTTGTATTTGGAGGAACTGCACCCTCGGAACCAGATGCAGGTTTGCCTTTATCCCCAAATCCATCTGCAACCACACACAAGTAGAAATACATATTtaattattgttattttcaaatttcatatAAAATCAGACTGGTGGCTCAAGGCAACTTACATTGTGGTTTAACCGTTAACAATACCTTCTCCCCCTTCTTCATTGTTTTAACAGCCTTTGAAATTGCAGGACAGAAGTAACCTAATTACATTAATTAGAAGATTACCAGTCCATTAAAAAGCAAAATTCTCTACAAAATTAATGAACTGATATACGACAAGCAAAAGGTTACCATCTTTGATAGTGAATTCCACATCTTGAGATTTTGCAACAAGTGTTTTATCTTCAAGCTGCGCCTCAAAATTAACTGCATAACAAACAGGGAGGGAAGGAAGTTAACAGACAAAGGTGACAGATAGTGCACAAGCAAACAATAACACACATCGAAGAGAAACTTTTACCTATAACTTCGTCGAGGTCTTTTGGGTTCTCCCATTTTTCTCCCTCTTTCAAGATCTTCTTGATTACACCACCATCCTTGGATATGTCATTGACACTGGTCCACGATAGCAATTCAACGTCGAATTGCAATGTGGCACTGGGAGGGATAGTTGGTGGCGATCCAGACTCACCATAAGCCAACGCAGGAGGAATGGTGAAAAGGGCATTCTCACCTTTCTTCATTGTTCTAATACCTTCATCCCATCCTTTAATCACTTGCCCTGCACAACCACATCACAAAACTCGCTAAGTGAGAGAGCGCTCACCCGGAAGAAAAATTTAACTACTAAAATTCCCGGTTCAGTAGCACAACAACTAATCTTAACAAGGAACATCATAATCGATATCCATGCAACTACACCAAACACAGTTCCATCTTTTTTAACATATTAAAAAAGAGACAAACTTAACCCACAACAGGGACGGCACTGTGTCAGTATCTCAAGCCAATCAGCAATGTCATGTGCTTAGCTTAGGATCCCGCCACAGTGATACTTACTAAAATTGCATTGATACACACTaacaaagaaatttaaataCAAAAGCACTATATTTGTGCAAAACTAGCCTACCAACTAATCCAAATCAACCAGAAACATAATCAAGTTCATTAATTTCATCAGATTGAAGctgaaaaggtaaaaaaaagcCCTCACCTTGTCCAAGAGTGAACTTGAACGGAGTCCCCCCGTCGCGGCTCGAATCGAACTGAGTCCCGTCCAGCAATGTCCCAGTATAATGAACTAAAACCACGAACACCCCAATCAAATAATCAAACCTAATCCAGAACCAATCccaaaacatcaaaaatttccaaacaaaaaaatgaaaaataaaacagaaaaagagCGAACCTTCAACTTCGTCGCCATTATTGGGGGTGTCCCAGCCTTCACCTTCCttgaggagcttcttcttcaagccCTGGTGGCCGATCTCCTTCTCCTCGCCGACCTTCAGCACCGGCCCCTCATCGGGGAGATCGAAGTCCTCGTTCATCTCCTCCGCCCCCGGCATATCGAAGTCCTCGTCCATTTTCTCGAAAGCGCGAGATGAAAAATTCAACGATTCGAAAGCGTATTACGAGATTctggagattgaagaaaattggggaagagtgagagtgaggaaGACGAGGCTTTTATAGTGTTATTTTTTCGAGTTCTAGAGGCTTCTACAAGGGATTTGGGCTGCAGCGCGAGGTTTGTGACATGATTTGGTGCTTTGTCGAATTGATGTTTATCGTGCTCCGGGGTTTAACCGACGGCTCAGATTAATGATTCAGCATAATAGACGACATGTCCTTCCATTTATAGAACTTGGTACTTGGTAGGCCCGAATTGTTTCGGTTTGATTcagttcgtttttttttttttttttttttttttgttttttgaagcAATGATTCAGTTCGTTTTAATACGGCTTAGACGTCATTTCACAAGAGGTTTATATAAAATAGATGAGAAAATAAGATTTATGAGAATACTAATaacattttcatttttcttcatgTCACATGCACTCCATTGGCAATTAAATctaaaattaattatattaaaattccatcatttttttcctttttaaagaGCATAAAAATGTTagtttgtaaataaaaaaagtaattaaattttttattttacgtGCTATTACAATATACGTGCCATGAGTAGATTGCTAGCACTATCCAAGATCTATTTAACTTTGGTATTGAGATATTTTCGATTTGAATTGCATATATGAGTTTATGtttagaagaagaagagaaaaagaaaaaaagaaaaaagaaagaaagagggagTAGTAGTAAAATCATTAGTAAAATTTTCAATAAGTGTCATGAGTACTAAAATTAATTAGTGTTGTATTAATTTGATacataaaaaaacacaaaaattcaaaGTATCTTATAAAATCCCTTGGAGTTAATCCTATCCAAACCTTCTGCACGTCGTTTTCTTTGcaatgtttgtgtttttgtcttttcaggacggatcaggatcctctcctaagcTTAGGAGGCTGAGCGAATCatacttggctactcaaagatAAATAGAAACTCCTACTTAAAATTCTTAGTGTTTTAATCATAGAGTTTTGTGCTTATGATCAGAACCGTTCATACTATGAATCACACTGTAAAGATCttctatgaaaaaaaataaaaattaaaactaagatcgtttagtgaatctattgtagtaaatacatagacggttcgtaatgcttttaccaatttcattcatttgtttttaaacagtTTGATAACTAAATGAGCTTAGTtttaattgcttttttttttttttttttttgcagagcgATCTTTAtaaagtgatttataatatatatggtTCTAATTATAAACACGaaattttataaattgacaacgaacaattttgaaatttttttagtaagagttcttactcatctttgagtagtCAAATATTGTTCAGGTTGAGCCTCATGAGGAAACTCAttggaccgttgaaatttgatctaacgactacaattattataacttttagaggggcccctagtttgtagccgttggatcaaatttcaactgtCCGATGAGTTTGCTCAGGAGGCTCAGCCTTCTAAGCTTAGCAAAGGATCCTGATCCTTTCAGGACATGCAAAGGCTCAGTGGCTCAGCAGAAGCAGTGTGTTTTTACGTGTAGTACATCTTCTGCAGTTTTAAGGACCAGtaacagtgttctaaaaatcggcttAGACGTTAGATGGTGAAAGCCTGTCCCGATTTTAGGCAAATCGTTTTGAAAAATCGGTCTAGagctaggcggccgcctaggcagTCCTAAGCAGCacttatggaaatggtgtacCTAATTTACAAATGATGAatttactacaagttcatcAAATAGTGAAACGAATTGGAGTACTTTTGAGGGGAtacaacaaagaaaagaaatacgATAGATACAACAACGTTAAATAATTTAGCCTATGTCAAATTCAAAGCAAGGATCATGATTCATCTACTTCTATTTGTGTATTGAACTTTTTTGGATGTATATAATTTGTGTATTGAACTTTTTGGATGTATATAATTTGTGTATTCTTCTATttctatttttgcattttattgttcttttattatccatacaagtatagttttttttaggtgtaaatagacatttatttacaagatatataataaatttacataaatcttCCTAGGCGGCCTAGGTACCCGTCTAAATGCTAGGTCCCTACCCGCCGCCCGACTAACTCTTAGcgatttttagaaccttgaacaATAATACTTAATAGCACTATTTACTATGTTCCGGTTCTGGAAAATCTGTTGATTGTGTTACCATCCGCGCACACGTTTGCTTTATTCGGAAGGAAAGCCTCCCCACCAAAATAGGGCAGAGGCCATTGGTATAAATGCACCCCAAATCTATGAGGACAAAGATATTTTGTGTATGTGAAAATTGGGCGTGGCTTCAATGTTATTAGTATTTTAACAGATTTGATTTTTACAATTATTCAGACCTTCTATTTTTTGTCGTTCAATCATTCATTTTTTGTGTCATTCAATGATACACaatattgaagaaaaatctGTGACGATGAGAAATGAGAAAATTGAAAAGCAAACCAAGAATAATTGCGCTCATTAGCATGAAATCGTATTGGTCAAACTTGAATGCTTTTCAGTTGTGCAAAGATTTGAACCATACTGTTTGAGTTTACAATTCATTCAACATTCATACCTTTAAAACTTCGTTTGCAAGttgtaaaaataatataaactcTTTCCGCGGTTTGCACTTTCTAAAACACTTTGCAAATGAAGAAAATGGTTGTTTGAATAAAATTTAAAGGACAAAATCTCGTCTTAATTAATTCGAATTCTCCATGATGAACCAAATCATATCTCTTCTTATTTAATCCGAACTCTTCATTACATGCAGCATACCCATCACAGATCAAAGTAGATCTTTGGACGACaaatttaaaacaaagataaaaggtcgtacccagtgcacacggctcccgctttacgcagggtctgggagaggtgaatgtcggctagccttacccccatttatggagaggctgctcccaagt is from Malus sylvestris chromosome 5, drMalSylv7.2, whole genome shotgun sequence and encodes:
- the LOC126623687 gene encoding peptidyl-prolyl cis-trans isomerase FKBP62-like — its product is MDEDFDMPGAEEMNEDFDLPDEGPVLKVGEEKEIGHQGLKKKLLKEGEGWDTPNNGDEVEVHYTGTLLDGTQFDSSRDGGTPFKFTLGQGQVIKGWDEGIRTMKKGENALFTIPPALAYGESGSPPTIPPSATLQFDVELLSWTSVNDISKDGGVIKKILKEGEKWENPKDLDEVIVNFEAQLEDKTLVAKSQDVEFTIKDGYFCPAISKAVKTMKKGEKVLLTVKPQYGFGDKGKPASGSEGAVPPNTTLHITLELVSWRTVSEVTDDKKVIKKILKEGEGYERPNEGAVVKLKLIGKLQDGKEFLKKGHAEGEDLFEFKTDEEQVIDGLDRAVLTMKKGEVALLTIAPEYAFGSSESQQELAVVPPNSTVNYEVELASFEKDKESWDMNTEEKIEAAGKKKEEGNALFKAGKYARASKRYEKAVKYIDYDSSFSEEAKKQAKALKVACNLNDAACKLKLKDYKQAEKLCSKVLELEGRNVKALYRRAQAYIQLADLDLAELDIKKALEIDPNNRDVKLEHKTLKEKMKEYNKKEAKFYGNMFAKLTKSDSPDNNKATDKDAEPMSVDSKA